Below is a genomic region from Caloranaerobacter sp. TR13.
CACAAATAACAAACGTGGAATTTGTTTCAGATGTTGTAAGTGGGAATAATATACCTGAAGGATACAAAAAAATGACTGTAGAAATAACAGGAACAAATACATTATTTAGACAAGGAACAACAACGGTTGAAATTCAAGAGCTAACAGGTAAAACTGAAACAGTAGTTGTTGAAGATTCTACACATTTAAGCTTTTCATTAAAAGAAGGATTAAGTGCGGGAAATTATACAATTGTAATAGATATTGATGGAGATAGTAATACTAGTTCAGATAAAGCTACTTATCAATTTACTGTAACTTCACCTACAATAGTATCGGTTTCCCCAAACACTATTGTTAATGCAAGCAGTACACCGATCACAATAACTGTAATAGGCGATAAGACTCATTTTTCAAAATCAGTACCTATAATAGAAATATTAGATGATCAACAAACAGCTATATCAGAAGCTACAATTTCTAATGTAGAAGTTGTTAGTGATACCAAACTCACTTTTAATTTAATCCCTAATACTATAACAGCACAAGGCAATTATGGAATTAAGATAACTACATCCAGTAGTTCAATAAATGAAGTTGTTCAAGGCAGTGCGTTAATAAAAGTAAATACTGCTGGAATTAGCAGTATATCTCCTTCATCAGTATACAAGGATGAATTGGGAAGCAAAGAAATAACTATAACTGGTATTAATACAAACTTTATTCAGGGTAATACAACTTTAACTATTGATAATAATCCAATCAGCAATGTGAACATTATTTCAACTTCACAATTAAATTTTACAATACCAAATGAAAGCTATTTAACAGAAGGTACACATACAATAAAAGTAGTTGATGGAAATGGTGATGAGCTTGAAACAAGTATATTAGTAGCTGTTCGTTCGATAGCAATATCTCCTAAGGAAAAAGATTTTGGATATAGCTCTTTTACAATGTTAGTAACAGGGGAAGGGTTGACTTTTAACACAACAGATAAAAAACCTTCTTTAACAATTTCTGGATATGGTGGAGTTACTATAAGTAATAGCGAGATAAATTCAACTCAATTTACGTTTAATTTCCCAGAGGGTCTTGAGGCTGGAGATTACACAATAACTGTTATTTGGAACGGTTTAAGTTTTACAGATACTTTTACTGTAAATGAAGCAATAAATCAAGAACAAACACAAGAAGATCAGCAAGGACAATCGCAAGAGCAGCCACAAGAACAACAGCAAGAACAACCACATGTTCAACCTCAGATACCAATAATACCGCTACCTATTATTCAAGAAGAACCACAAAATCTTGAAGAGAATTTAGAATTATTAAAAGAAGAAAGTGAAAAATCTATAGAAGAGAAAGTATTAGAAGATGGAATAATAATAAATCAGATAATTTATGATGAACAAAAAACTTTAGAAACTATTAATAATTTAGCAAGTGATAGTTTTGATATTATAGAAGAAGAAATGTCAAATATTGAAGTTAAATTACCTTACAGTATAGTAAATGTTCTTAAAGAAAAAGATGATGATATGTCAGTAATGGTTAAATCTAATTTGGCAGAATATATTTTACCAGTAGATGTAATTGATATGAATGAGATCAAAAATGTGTTAAAAGATGAAAATATAAGTATAGATATAATAATAAAAGAGCCTTCAAAGCAAATAATAAATGAAATAGAAAATGCTGCTAAGAAGCAAAACATGAAGTTGCTAACTACACCTGTAGAGTTTAAAATAGAAGCTTCTGATAGTGAACAGAATAAAATAGAGATAAATAATTTTAAATCAAAATATGTAACTAGAAAAATTACATTAAATGCAACAGTAGATGTTAATAAAGTTGTAGGTGTAGTGTTTGACAAAGAAAATAATACGTTTATTCATGTACCAACTAAAATTGTTAATGAAAATGGGAACTATGTAGCTTATTTGAAAAGAAAGAGTAACAGTATTTATACATTAATTGAAAGTCAGAAGACTTTTGAAGATATTGTAAATCATTGGGCTAAGGATAATATAGAGATACTAGCTTCGAAGCTAATCATAAATGGAAAAAATGAAAATGAATTTGTACCTGATGAAAACATAACAAGAGCAGAGTTTGCAGCACTTTTAGTAAGAGCATTAGGCTTGAAAACTAATGAGATAAGCAGTAGTAAATTTTCAGATATAGAAGGCAAAGAATGGTTTGCAAAAGCTGTTAGCACAGCAGCTGATGAGGGATTAATTACTGGCTATGATGATGGTACATTTAAACCATATAATCCTATAAGTAGAGAAGAAATGGCAGCTATGGTTACTAGGGCATTAAAAGTAGCTGGTAAAAATATAACTGTAGATGATAATGAATTAAATACATTGTTAAATAAATTTGATGATAAATCTAATATAGCAAATTGGGCTAAGGAATCTGTAGCGATAGCTTCAAAAGAAGGTATAATCACAGGTAAAACTTATAATACGTTTGTACCTAAAGATAATGCAACAAGAGCAGAAGCTGCTACAATGTTAATTAGAATGATGAAAGTTGTAGATTTTATAAATTAAAAATGAGGATGCAGTTTTGCATCCTTTTTTGTTTTAGAGAATTATATTTTAATCTGTAAGAAGGAAATCAATCAAAAATGTCAAAATATTAACATAATTAGTTATAGAGAGGTGTAGTATATTGGTTAGGCAAAATGGTATTTTGTTAGAAGATATTTTAAAAATGGACTGTATGAAAAATTGCAAGCTTATTGCTGGCTATAAAGGTATAAAGAACACTGTTTCAAGAGTTAATATTATGGCAGACCCTGACATTTTAGATTGGGTTCATGAAGGGGAGTTGTTATTAACAACAGCTTATTCCTTTAGAAAGGAAAATGTAATAGAGCAGAAAAAATTTATTAGACAGTGTTCAGAGAAAAAATTAGCAGGCATAGGGATTAAGATTTATCCTTATATAGAGTCTTTGTCTAAAGAAGTAATTGAATTAGCTGATAAATTAAATTTCCCAATTATTGATCTTTATTATGCTACACCTTTTTCAGATATTATGACACCGATTTTTAAAGAAATATTTAATAAACAGGCATCTTTACTTCAGAGGTTAGAAAAAATACATGAAAAATTGATGAATGCAATGATGAACAATTTTAGTATTGAAAAAATAACTGAGGTTGTATATGAAAGTGTTAGGAATCCAGTACTAGTTGATTTAGAATTTCCTAAAAAAACAATAATAAAATTTGACTGCGAAGATGACAAAACTAAGAATTTATTATTAAAAAATCTAAAAAAATTTTATAAAGAATCTTCAAGTAAATATAGAGATAATAAATTATATGAAAGCACAGAGTTAATAAAAGGGAAGTACATAAAAAGAATGGTTATGCCAATTCTTGTTAAGAATCATCTTTATGGCTATATCTTTACATGGTCTACAAATACCCCACTAGGTGGGTTTGATTTTTCTGTTTTAGAATCAGCTTCAACAACAATAGCATTAGAAATACTGAAAATATTATCAGTAATGGAGGTAGAAAATCGACATAAATATGAATTTATTGAAGACTTAATATCGTTGGATAATATAAGAAGAGCAGAAGCTGTAGAAAGAGCGGTATTATTTAAGCTAAATCGAGATAATAAATATGTAATAGCAGTAATTAATATTAATAGAAGTACAAATGCAGAAGATGCAGCATTATCTGATGATTCATTTCAAAAGAAAATTACTAGATTGGCAAATTCAATAGAAAAACTTATAGGAGATATTAATATTAATGGTCTTGTTACAAATAAGACCGATAGTATATATGTATTATTATCTTTTAATGATAATGAAAAAATGGATCTAAAGTTAGAGATATTTAGTAATAAAGTAGAAAAGTTATTAAGAAAGAGCTTAGGTAAATTTAAGTTTAGAATGGGGATAGGCAGACAATACACAGGTTTAATGAATGCATATAAAAGTTATATGGATACAATTAAGGCTATCAGAGCAGGTGATATTTTAGATGAAAATTGTGTAGTTAATTTTGAAGATTTAGGTATATATAAAATTTTATGTCATGACTCTTTAAAAGAAGAACTTATGAAATTTTACAATACTACTATTAAATGTTTAGTTGAATATGATATAAGAAAATCTACAGATTTAGTAAAAACGTTAGAAGCATATTTTGAATATAATGGTAATCTTAAAAAAATGTCTCAGGCACTATTCACACATTATAATACTATTCTTTATAGAATTCAAAGAATTAATGATATAACTGGTATGGATTTAGAAAATGCAAAAGACCGACTAAACTTAGAGGTAGCTTTAAAAATTAAAAAAATATTGCAAAATGAAGAAAAGAGTGGCATATGAATATTTTAATTGCCACTCTTTTTCCTTTACTCTTCAACTAATGCAACTGCTCTAATTGGTGATCCTGAACCATCTCTTATTTTTAATGGTAGTCCAAAATATAAAAATCGTTTATTTACTATTTTATCCAGATTACACAAATTTTCTGTGTTTGTTATATCATACTCACCACAAACTAGATGTCCTGAAAAATTTAAGTCTTTAGGATGATCAATTGCAGGTGCATCTACGCCTATGTTGACTACTCCTTTTTCAGCAAGCCACTTTGCTCCTTCATAGCTTAATCCTGTATATGTAGTTTGCCATTTATCTGTACCGAAGTTTCTGTCATAATGACCTGTATATAATAATACAATATCTCCAGGTTTTATTTCTTGTTTAGAATTTTTAACGGCTTTTTCTAAGTCCTTTGGCTCTATCATTCTGCTTTCAGGTACAAATGATACATCTATACAGATTGCACTTCCCCAAAAATATTCTAATGGCATTTTATCGATAGTATCTCCAGTTGGTTTATATTCCCATACTGCATCACTATGTGTTCCTCCATGTTCACTGATTAAAAGATTTCTGGCAGAGAAACCTAAAGTTTTGCTTCCAGTAGTTTTCATATTCTCTTCGTGTGTCATATTTGTCATTATAAAAGTCTTTTGATGCATTGGAAAAACAGACATACCTTGATAAATTTCTTGTGATAAATCAATTAAACGAAGCCCCATGTAGAAATCCCCCTTTTTGAAGATTGTAAATAGAAATTTGTTTCAATTGGGAATGGATAGATTATATTCATTATATCATTTATGGGAAGAAATCCCTTTATTATATTTTTTGAATTAGTTAATGTGTAAATGATGAAAAAATTAGAAATTCTTTGTAACTGTTTAAAATACACAATTACACAAGTTGTATATTTTGGCTCGTTGTAAAGTACATATATACTTATTCAAAAATTTATAAAAAAATAACAAATTATAAGGATAAAAAATGTAAATGGAAAGGCAAGTTTTGTAAAAGAACTACAAAGGTTATAGCACTAATATGTGGAATGGTTAACAGTGAAAAGAAATAGTATTTTAATAAAGCATAAATCAACTGAAAAGTGAGGAGGATGTGGGATGTCAGAAGAAAAGAAGTACATATTAGCTGTTCCTAACTTTAGTGAAGGCAGAAGAAAGGAAGTTATAGAGGCGATAGTTGATCAAGTAAGAAACATAGAGGGCGTAAACTTAGTTAGCTATGAGCCAGAGCATGATTTTAACAGAACAGTTGTAACATTAATTGGTGAACCTGAGCCTTTAAAAGAAGCGCTGCTTAATATGGCAGGTAAATCATATGAATTAATAAATATGGAAGAGCAAACAGGAACTCATCCTAGAATTGGTGCTCAAGATACAATACCTATATTTCCATTTAAAAATATTACATTAGAGGAATGTGTGCAATTAGCAGAAGAGATTGGAAAAGAAATTTATGAAAGATACAAAGTACCTGTTTATTTTTCAGGACACAATGCTAGATGTGAAAAAAGGAAGGCTTTATCTTTCATAAGAAAAGGGCAATATGAAGGGCTTAAAAAAGTAGCTCATACAGATGAAAGAAAGCCAGATATTGGTCCTGCAGCTTTACATCCAACGGCAGGTGCTACAATTGTTAGTGCAGATACAGAAGGATTGACAGCATATAATGTATTTTTGGCTACTGAAGATTTAAGCATTGCTAAGAAGATAGCAAAATCAGTAAGAGGTCCTAGTGGTGGTTTTTCAACAGTTAGAGCAGTTGGCATTAAATTTCCAGAAAGATCTGGGGTAGTTGTTTCAATGAATATGTTTGATTGCACTCAAACACCACTTTATAGAGCATATAACTTTGTTAAACAGGAAGCGGCAAGATATGGAGTAGCTGTTACTGGTTCTGAAATAGTAGGTCCAGTTAAATTAGAACATTTATTAAACTCATTGGAGTATTATTTAGGACTAGAAAATTTTAGAAAAGAGCAGATATTAGAGACACATTTAATGAAGTAGATGAATAGTTAATGCATGATGGCTTTTGGTTGTCAGTTGATGATTAGGTATTACGTTGGCTGACAATTAATTAAATAATATTACAAGGGGGATTTAAAATGTATGATGTAATTATTAAAAATGCTCGTATCCCACAAGGTGACGATACGATATTAACTAATATTTTAGTTAAAGACGAGAAAATTGCAGGTTTTACACAGGATTTAGATGGTATTGATGCTAAGGAAATAATTGATGCAGAAGGTCACTTAACATTACCTGGATGTATTGATTCACATACACATATAAATGACCCTGGCTTTACACATAGAGAGAATTTTCTTACAGGTACATCGGCAGCAGCAAGTGGTGGTATAACAACAATAATAGATATGCCATGTTGTTCAGTTCCATCTGTAAGAAGTGTAGAAAACTTAGAGCATAAATTAGAGGCTATAAAAGATAAAGCAATTGTAGACTATGCTATGTGGGGCGGAGTTACTGGAGAAGATGTGAGAAATGGATGGTTGCATAATGTTGAGGAGCAGGCAGATTATGGGGTGTGCGCTTTTAAAGTATATATGACACCTTCAGTTCCAACTTATCCTAGAGTAACAGATCCGGAGATGTTAGAAGCTTTTAAAGCTGTAGCTAAAACAGGTCTTCCAATAGGTATTCATGCAGAAAACTTTGCTATGTGTGATTTTTATGTTAAGAAGTTCCAAGCTGAAGGTCGTATGGATGGACCTGCATGGGCTGAAGCCAGAATGACTTTAGCTGAAAAAGTAGCTATTCAACTAGGAATAAGCTTTGCTGAGGAGACAGGTGCAAGGCTTCATATAGTTCATATGAGTACAGGTATAGGAGCTATTTTAGTTGGAGAAGCAAAGAAGCGAGGATTAGATGTAACTGCTGAAACGTGTCCTCACTATTTGACACTAAATTATAAAGATGCAATGAGTGAGTTTAAGCAATTCGCAAAGATAGCTCCTCCATTAAGAACTAAAGAGGATAATGAAATATTATGGAAGGCATTACAGGACGGAAGAGTTGATTTTATAGCGACAGATCATGCACCATATGAAATACCTACAGAAAAGGAAGCAGAGGGAATGAATATATGGACAGCTTTTCCAGGAATACCAGGTGTAGAAACAATGGTACCTGTAATTATAAGTGAAGGATATAACAAGGGAAGACTTTCATTAAGCAGATTAGTAGAAGTATTAAGTACAAATCCAGCTAAACATTATGGATTATATCCTAAGAAAGGTGCTATGTTTATAGGTTCTGATGCTGACTTTACAATTATAGATTTAGAAAAGGAATGGACAATAGATAAAGATAAGATGTATACAATGGCTAAATACACACCATTCCATGGATTTAAGCTAAAGGGTAAGCCAGTTAAAACTGTAGTTCGCGGCAAGCTTGTTTATGATGATACTGAGGGCATTGTAGGTCGCGAAGGTTATGGTAAGTTTATAAAAAGACAAAACAAAGGTAAATTAGAAAGATTAATAAAATTCTAAGGAGGTAAATAGAAATGCCTAGACACGCTATATTAGTTATAGATATGTTAAATGATTTTATTGGAGAGAAAGCTCCATTAAGGTGCCCAGGAGGGGAAAAAATAGTTCCTAATTTGCAGAGATTGTTTGAATGGGTAAGAAATAGAGAAGATGACGATGTTGTATTGGTGCATATACAAGAAGCGCATAGAAAAAATGATGCAGATTTTAGAGTAAGACCTGTTCATGCTGTTAAGGGAACTTGGGGGTCAGATTTTATAAAAGAGCTTTATCCTCAAGAAGATGAATATATAGTTCCGAAAAGAAGACATAGTGGTTTTGCATATACAGACTTAGACTTATATTTAAGGGAAGAGAATATTGATACAGTTGTAGTTACTGGTGTTTGGACTAATGTATGTGTAAGAAGTACAGCATCCGATGCATTGTATCATGCTTATAAAGTAATAGCGTTAAGTGATGGATGTGCATCAAAAACAGAAGAAATGCATGAATATGGATTGAAGGATATGAGCTTGTTTGCAAAGGTTATGACTATTGATGAATATATAGATGCGTGGGAAAAGGGAATCGATCCATGGCTAGGTGGAGGAGATACAGAGAATAAAGTTGAGTAATTTGAATTTGTCTGCCTCAATTGAGGCAGACAAATGACTAATTTTTCATAAGACTTAGGAAGAGGGGTAGCTGAATGAGATTGATAGTTGGAATAACAGGGGGAAGTGGTGCTATATACGGAGTAGGACTTCTTAAGGTATTGAAAGAACTTGGTGTAGAAACCCATTTAGTAGTTTCAAGTATGGGAGAATATGTAATGCAGCATGAATGTGGTATTAGTTTAGATGAACTTAAAGAGTTAGCTACTCATTTTCATGATAATAGAAATCTAGCTGCACCAATTGCCAGTGGTTCTTTTAAAACGGATGGAATGGTAATTGTACCATGTTCTATGAAAAGTTTAGCTTCAATTGCGAATGGTATTTCTGATAGCCTTTTAACAAGAGCAGCTGATGTAATATTAAAGGAGAGAAGAAGATTAGTGTTAGTGACTAGAGAAACTCCTTTAAGCGCTATACATTTAGAGAACATGTTAAAACTTTCGAGAATGGGTGTAACCATTTTGCCTGCATCTCCAGGCTTTTATAATCATCCCCAATCTATAAGTGATATTGTTAGTTCAATTATAGGTAGGACTTTGGATCAGTTTGGAATTAATCACAATTTAATAAAGCGATGGGGAGAATAAATTAGAAAAGAGGGATAATATGGAAAGGCAAATGCTAAGAGCAAGCTTGGAGAAGCTTAAACAAAACGGAAACTTGTTAATCTGTGATGTAGAAGTAGATCCAGAATATGAATTAGGTGCGGTGCTAAAATATTATTCCAATACTAGACCAATGTTATTTAGTAAAGTTAAGGGATATAGGATTCCTGTTGTAGGAGCAATGTTTGGAGATAGAAATATATATTACAATATGCTCAACCTAACTCATAGCGATAGAATTTATAGAATAATAGATGCTATTGCCAATCCTAAACCAACTAGACTTTTAAATACAGGCCCTGTAAAAGAAAATATTATAACTAGAAATATTGATCTTCCAAGGATGTTTCCTATTCCTACATTTCACGAGAAAGATTCATCATCATTTATAACTGCAGGGATTGTTGTTATTAAAGACCCAGAAACTAATAAAAGGTATACTGCAGTTAGAAGATTACAAGTTAATGGTGGTAATAGGTTGAGTATACTTGTAGCATCTCCTAAACTTAAAGATCAACTATTGAATTTAGAAAATCAAAATAAACCTTTAGAGGTTGCTGTAATTCTAGGATATGATTATGAATTTCTATTGGCATCTCAGGTAAGTAGTCAATTTTTCGGAGTTGACAAATACGAAATAGATAGTGCTTTAAGAGGAGAACCATTAGAGTTAGTAAAATGTCATTCAGTAGATTTAGAAGTTCCTGCATATGCTGAAATAGTATTAGAGGGAATAATACCTCCGAAAAAAAGAGAAATAGAAGGACCGTTTGGTGAATTGATGGGATACTATGGAGGAGCAAATTCTCATCCTATTATTGAGATAACTGCTGTAATGCACAGAAATAATCCAATATTTCAAGTATCATTCCCTTGTAGAGAAGAACACTTATCTAATGGGTTAATTAGAGAGGTTGAACTTTATACTAGTTTAAGCAAACTTGTAGATGTTAAGGATGTTAACGTAACAATTGGAGGAGGATATAGATTTCATGCAGTAGTTTCAATAAACAAAAAGAAAGAAGGGGATGGGAAAAGTGCTATTTTAGCAGCCTTAGGATGCAATAATGATTTTAAGCATGTAATTGTTGTAGATGATGATGTTGATATATTTAACACGAGTGAAGTTGAAGGAATTTTAGCGACTAGAGTACAAGCATCAAAAGATTTAGTTATTATTTCAGGAGCTAATGGCTCTGTATTAGACCCATCGCATAATTATAAAGGGACTACCGATAAAATAGGTATAGATGCAACAAAACCATTAGAAAAAAAGGGAGTAGATTTTGAAAAGGCTAAGATTCCTAGATATGAAAATATAGAAATTACAAAATATTTTCCCAATATTAAATAAAAAGGTGGTATAAATTATGAAACAAGCATTGGGAATGGTAGAAACAAGGAGTTTAGTAGCTGCAATCCAAGCGGCAGATACGATGGTTAAATCAGCTGATGTTAGAATAGTAGATTTTGAATTCGTTGGTTCTGGTATAGTTTCTGTAATGGTCGAAGGGGAAGTTGCTGCTGTTAAGGCAGCTGTAGAAAACGCTAAAGAAACGGCTAGCCAAATTGCAGAAATTATATCGGTAAATGTGATACCAAGGCCACATACAGAAGTTGATAAGATTTTAGAGTATTAGTGGTGGTGAGAACATGGTAAATTCGTTGACAAATGTAATTCTTAACAATATTTTAGAAAAATCAGGTAATAAAAATAAAGCTAATTTAAAGGCATACAGTAGTACTTCTCATAATCTTAACAAGAGAGAGGAGCAGATACTTTTAGAAATATTTCATAAGAAGAACAATACTCAAAATAGATCTGGAGTAGTGAATAAAATAACATTAGAAGATTTAACGAGAAAAACTCATAAAAAAGAAAGCAGTATTATAAATAGAAAAAGTACCATTACAACTTTAGAGGAATTATCATTAAAACTAAAACAAAAGTAGAGAGAAAAAAGAAAATGGTAATTCTAGTAAAGAGCCAAAAGAAAGTGAGGTGTAGTTTTGAAAAAAGCATTAGGTTTAATAGAAACGGTTGGTTTAACAACAGCGATAACTGCATTAGATGCGGCAAGTAAGGCGGCTGATGTTACATTGGTAGGATATGAGAAAGTAATTGGTGCTGGTAAGGCCGTTAGTGTGACTATACAAATAGCAGGTGAGGTTGCAGCTGTGAAGGCTAGTGTTGAAGCAGGAGTATCAGCAGCTAATAGAGTTGGTACTGTGTTATCATATCATGTAATACCAAGACCTCATGAAGAGGTAGATAAACTAATAGAAAAATTCAAGAAAAACTTTGAGAAAGATAAAAAATCTAACAAAATCAAGGATAAATCAAAAAATAAGAAAAAAGAAAAAGAAAATAAATAAAGGAGGAGTTTATATGAGTCAAGCTTTAGGTATGGTTGAAACTAAAGGTTTAGTGGGAGCTATTGAAGCTGCTGATGCTATGGTTAAAGCAGCAAATGTTACATTAGTAGGTTATGAAAAAATTGGTTATGGATTAGTTACTGTAATGGTAAGAGGAGACGTAGGTGCTGTTAAGGCTGCAACAGATGCTGGTGCTGAGGCAGCAAGAGCAGTTGGAGAGTTGCATTCAGTTCATGTAATACCAAGACCTCATTCTGAAGTTGAGAGAGTATTATTAAAAAATGAATAGTTTTCATCCCATTTTAGCTACCATACTCTCCTAATGAGTCATAATTATTTTTTTAGTTAGAAACAATAAGCTAATCAATAGCCTGATAATAATTATGTTATGGTAGCAGTGATAGATAATAAGGGGTGCTGAAATGGATAAATATGAATTTACAAAAAGTGTAATAAATGAGCTTTTTAAAAAAACAAGTAACATATATGAAGATAGAAAGGATGAAACTGAAAAAAATTTTATAGAGACTAATTCTGTTCATTTGGCTCTAGTATTTACTGGGACTAACATAGGTCTTAATGATTATGTTGATAAGTTAATCAAATTAAAAAGATATGGATTTACTTACGATGTAGTTTTATCAGAAGTAGCTGAAGAGATTATTGGAATGGATGTTTTAAAGTCACGATTGGGTCCGAAAAAAATATTTAATAATGTTACGATAGCAAACTTAGATGTTTTTTACAAATTTGACGGTGTAATAGTACCTATGATGACTCAAAATACTTTAACGAAGCTTGTAATGGGTTTGCAGGATGATTTTATTACAAGCCTTATATGGCATATGCTTTGGTTTGGCAAACCCGTTTTTATTGATTTTACAAATTGTAGAACTAAAATGGGATCAAAAGCAAAAAATCCTTTCTTAAACGAAATGATAGAAAATTATTTATCTAAGCTAATTAAAATGGGCGTTACTGAAGTATACAAAAATGATTTTATAGTAAGGCTTCTTGACAAATTTAAGTCATATAAAGCCTTCGAAATTCAGACTAATGAAGATATAACTGATGATATGAATTTTTTTGAAGGTGTTATAACTGAAAAGGATGTTATTAATATTGCTAAAAAAGAAAAGGAAATTGTCGTATCTGCTAGAACTATTATTACCCCGCTTGCTAAAGACACAGCAAAAGAATTGGGATTAAAGATTAGAAAGAAATAACCAAAGGAGAGGTACAATGCAAATTGGAAGAGTAATTGGTACTGTAGTTGCTACGAGGAAAGATGAAAGGCTAACAGGTTGCAAGTTAATGGTAACTCAGCCATTAAATCTTGATTTTAAGCCTTCTGGAAATCCATTAATCACTGTCGATACTGTAGGTGCTGGCATTGGTGAGATAGTAATCTATTCAAGAGGTGCTGCTGCAAGATTAGCTGCTGATAGGTTACAAGCGCCCATAGATGCTGCTATAGTTGGGATTGTCGATAACGTTGATGTATATAGGGAATATATGAACGACTAGGAGAGGGGGAGGGCTAGGTTGGATGCATTAACAATTAAACAGGCAATGGAGTATAGGCAATTAATAGATGCTTTGATGTCTGATAAGGAATTTGCTGATATTATTTTATACAGGGGAAACGTTATCAATGTATTAACAAGAGAAATTTATACTGCTGATATAGCTATTAAAGGTAAATATATTCTAATGGTAGGCGATGCTGATAAATTAATCGGACCTGACACTTTAGTTATTGATGTTCAGGGGAAATATTTATCCCCTGGTTTTATAGATTCCCATATGCATTTTGAAAGCAGTATGCTTACAATAACAGAGTTTTCTAGATTATCTATACCTTCTGGTACTACTACTTTAGTTGCCGATCCTCATGAGATAGGTAATGCATTAGGGCCTATAGGCATAAGGGCTATGGCTGAAGAAGCTAGTTTAGTGCCTAATCATGTACATCTAGTTGTACCAGCATTGACTCCGGACTGCCCAGGATTAGAGACTGCCGGATATGATATTACATCAAAAGATATGGAAGAGATTTTGGGGTATCCGAATGTAATAGGCATAGGAGAATTGCAAGGTTTTAGTAATGCTAGACATGTATATAGGAATACCCCTGAAGTTATAACGGATTTGCTAGCATCAACTATATATGCTAAAAATATTGGGAAAATAGTAGATGGTAATGCTCCTGAGTTATTTGGCAGAGAATTAGCTGCCCACATTATTT
It encodes:
- a CDS encoding S-layer homology domain-containing protein, whose translation is MRINMKKYFINKLLAFAIIFTIIFTQFAVFNTVKAVSTFTISPKAVSSSSLPKRITITSPNSFTAGNSTPYIMQNGSVVKTAQVSSVTSTADEVSFTLGTGLTNGVYDIRIVDPKGTYDVGTIIIGDPSISSISPTSLAKDYSNQEITVTGVNTNFTLGKTSVEILDSQNQVMNYVDSITSVGSNTNLTFKLKDGLPSGTYSIRVTTDDEIVTAVNALEVRETPSISISPNSISEGYSTTTINVTGVNTGFSQTQTTVSIIGKSNIVGAIVVNNGNSLSFSLNSGLEPGVYTVEVSTGNEVVQTTLSVNSVSASLQYQGLDLDKIPVGYISPYNFVLVGTNTSFSSGITQLNLYNGNPDSGGTDITATYISNINVSNGNNISFQLETGLPVGTYYVRAVTGSQIVEDTFTVVAPQITNVEFVSDVVSGNNIPEGYKKMTVEITGTNTLFRQGTTTVEIQELTGKTETVVVEDSTHLSFSLKEGLSAGNYTIVIDIDGDSNTSSDKATYQFTVTSPTIVSVSPNTIVNASSTPITITVIGDKTHFSKSVPIIEILDDQQTAISEATISNVEVVSDTKLTFNLIPNTITAQGNYGIKITTSSSSINEVVQGSALIKVNTAGISSISPSSVYKDELGSKEITITGINTNFIQGNTTLTIDNNPISNVNIISTSQLNFTIPNESYLTEGTHTIKVVDGNGDELETSILVAVRSIAISPKEKDFGYSSFTMLVTGEGLTFNTTDKKPSLTISGYGGVTISNSEINSTQFTFNFPEGLEAGDYTITVIWNGLSFTDTFTVNEAINQEQTQEDQQGQSQEQPQEQQQEQPHVQPQIPIIPLPIIQEEPQNLEENLELLKEESEKSIEEKVLEDGIIINQIIYDEQKTLETINNLASDSFDIIEEEMSNIEVKLPYSIVNVLKEKDDDMSVMVKSNLAEYILPVDVIDMNEIKNVLKDENISIDIIIKEPSKQIINEIENAAKKQNMKLLTTPVEFKIEASDSEQNKIEINNFKSKYVTRKITLNATVDVNKVVGVVFDKENNTFIHVPTKIVNENGNYVAYLKRKSNSIYTLIESQKTFEDIVNHWAKDNIEILASKLIINGKNENEFVPDENITRAEFAALLVRALGLKTNEISSSKFSDIEGKEWFAKAVSTAADEGLITGYDDGTFKPYNPISREEMAAMVTRALKVAGKNITVDDNELNTLLNKFDDKSNIANWAKESVAIASKEGIITGKTYNTFVPKDNATRAEAATMLIRMMKVVDFIN
- a CDS encoding PucR family transcriptional regulator, yielding MVRQNGILLEDILKMDCMKNCKLIAGYKGIKNTVSRVNIMADPDILDWVHEGELLLTTAYSFRKENVIEQKKFIRQCSEKKLAGIGIKIYPYIESLSKEVIELADKLNFPIIDLYYATPFSDIMTPIFKEIFNKQASLLQRLEKIHEKLMNAMMNNFSIEKITEVVYESVRNPVLVDLEFPKKTIIKFDCEDDKTKNLLLKNLKKFYKESSSKYRDNKLYESTELIKGKYIKRMVMPILVKNHLYGYIFTWSTNTPLGGFDFSVLESASTTIALEILKILSVMEVENRHKYEFIEDLISLDNIRRAEAVERAVLFKLNRDNKYVIAVININRSTNAEDAALSDDSFQKKITRLANSIEKLIGDININGLVTNKTDSIYVLLSFNDNEKMDLKLEIFSNKVEKLLRKSLGKFKFRMGIGRQYTGLMNAYKSYMDTIKAIRAGDILDENCVVNFEDLGIYKILCHDSLKEELMKFYNTTIKCLVEYDIRKSTDLVKTLEAYFEYNGNLKKMSQALFTHYNTILYRIQRINDITGMDLENAKDRLNLEVALKIKKILQNEEKSGI
- a CDS encoding cyclase family protein — protein: MGLRLIDLSQEIYQGMSVFPMHQKTFIMTNMTHEENMKTTGSKTLGFSARNLLISEHGGTHSDAVWEYKPTGDTIDKMPLEYFWGSAICIDVSFVPESRMIEPKDLEKAVKNSKQEIKPGDIVLLYTGHYDRNFGTDKWQTTYTGLSYEGAKWLAEKGVVNIGVDAPAIDHPKDLNFSGHLVCGEYDITNTENLCNLDKIVNKRFLYFGLPLKIRDGSGSPIRAVALVEE